From the genome of Triticum aestivum cultivar Chinese Spring chromosome 3B, IWGSC CS RefSeq v2.1, whole genome shotgun sequence, one region includes:
- the LOC123071133 gene encoding ribonuclease III domain-containing protein RNC1, chloroplastic produces the protein MAPPAMAFQALTFSPLPLHLHATRRRVRVLSVAADQTPPPPQASPSEPANSPSRLLRELAQRKKAVSPKKKHPPRRFILKPPLDDERLTQRFLNSPQLSLKSLPLLSSCLPSSPLSAADRTWMDEYLLEAKQALGYPLAPSETLGEGDDCPAVHFDVLLYLAFQHLDPSSERTRTRHVRNGHSRLWFLGQFVLELAFCEFFLQRYPRESPGPMRERVFALIGKKMLPKWIKAASLHNLVFPYDDLDKMIRKDREPPTKAVFWALFGAIYLCFGMPEVYRVLFEAFGMDPEEESCQPKLRRQLEDVDYVSVEFEKRQLAWQDVAAYRPPADALFAHPRLFRACVPPGMHRFRGNIWDFDNRPKVMNILGYPLPANDKIPEITEARNIELGLGLQLCFMHPSKYKFEHPRFCFERLEYVGQKIQDLVLAERLLMKHLDAPGRWLSEKHRRLLMNKYCGRYLRDKHLHHYIIYGETVQDRFEHNRRLRNPSTTAVQQAIHGLSYCVYGKPDVRRLMFEVFDFEQVQPKAV, from the exons ATGGCACCGCCCGCCATGGCGTTCCAGGCGCTCACCTTCTCgcccctccccctccacctccACGCCACGCGGCGCCGGGTCCGCGTGCTCTCCGTGGCGGCCGACCAGACCCCTCCGCCCCCGCAGGCCTCCCCCTCCGAGCCGGCGAACAGCCCGAGCCGGCTCCTCCGGGAGCTCGCGCAGCGGAAGAAGGCCGTCTCGCCCAAGAAGAAGCACCCGCCGCGGCGGTTCATCCTCAAGCCGCCGCTCGACGACGAGCGCCTCACCCAGCGGTTCCTCAACAGCCCGCAGCTGTCGCTCAAGTCGCTCCCGCTGCTCTCCTCCTGCCTCCCCTCGTcgccgctctccgccgccgaccgcACCTGGATGGACGAGTACCTCCTCGAGGCCAAGCAGGCGCTCGGCTATCCGCTCGCCCCCTCAGAGACGCTCGGCGAGGGCGACGACTGCCCCGCGGTCCACTTCGACGTCCTCCTCTACCTCGCCTTCCAGCACCTGGACCCCTCCTCCGAGCGCACGCGGACGCGCCACGTGCGGAACGGCCACTCCAGGCTGTGGTTCCTGGGCCAGTTCGTGCTGGAGCTCGCCTTCTGCGAGTTCTTCCTGCAGAGGTACCCCAGGGAGTCCCCTGGCCCAATGCGGGAGCGGGTGTTCGCGCTCATCGGGAAGAAGATGCTGCCCAAATGGATCAAGGCGGCGAGCCTGCATAATTTGGTGTTTCCTTACGACGATTTGGATAAGATGATACGCAAGGACAGGGAACCGCCCACGAA GGCTGTGTTCTGGGCATTATTTGGAGCTATATATCTGTGCTTTGGAATGCCTGAAGTCTATCGTGTTCTCTTTGAGGCGTTCGGGATGGACCCTGAAGAAGAGAGCTGTCAGCCAAAACTGCGGCGTCAACTAGAAGACGTTGATTATGTTTCAGTGGAGTTTGAAAAGAGACAACTCGCATGGCAAGATGTTGCTGCCTACCGG CCACCAGCGGATGCTCTTTTTGCTCATCCTAGGCTTTTCCGGGCATGTGTGCCACCAGGCATGCATCGTTTCAGAGGGAACATTTGGGATTTTGATAATAGACCCAAAGTCATGAACATCCTAGGATATCCCTTGCCGGCGAATGATAAAATTCCAGAAATTACAGAAGCAAGGAATATAGAACTTGGACTTGGCCTCCAG CTGTGCTTCATGCATCCCTCAAAGTACAAGTTTGAGCATCCAAGATTTTGTTTTGAGCGTCTGGAATATGTTGGCCAGAAGATTCAG GATCTAGTATTGGCAGAAAGGCTGCTCATGAAGCATCTCGACGCGCCTGGCAGGTGGCTGTCAGAGAAGCATAGGAGGTTGCTGATGAACAAGTATTGCGGGCGGTACCTGCGGGACAAGCACCTTCACCACTACATTATATACGGGGAGACTGTACAGGACAGATTCGAACACAACCGCCGGCTGAGAAATCCTTCCACGACTGCCGTCCAGCAAGCGATACATGGGCTCTCGTACTGCGTCTACGGCAAACCTGATGTGCGGCGCTTGATGTTCGAGGTGTTTGACTTTGAGCAGGTCCAGCCGAAAGCTGTATGA
- the LOC123071134 gene encoding uncharacterized protein, which translates to MANPRRAIALQINTQTPPFPAAAAAPSSSSLPSSLLHFLKRPASFPFLLSLFVLLTWISLHFHQPTPSASLQRPTVVHDPQANLVRYPAALHPTPIAADERGWLLDPVAAAREAGLPDGALVCLSLHVGLIQPGGLRGNHRHHTCNETFVIWGAKTKFRLENPDVKDKGYGEAIIAADEVAIVASARSTAHALINMDVRPTFFLGCQDTPINPNSSNTDYKVWKDL; encoded by the exons ATGGCGAACCCGAGGAGGGCCATCGCGCTGCAAATCAACACCCAGACCCCGCcattccccgccgccgccgccgcgccctcgtcctcctcgctgCCCTCGTCGCTCCTCCACTTCCTGAAGCGCCCGGCGTCCTTCCCCTTCCTGCTCTCCCTCTTCGTCCTCCTCACCTGGATCTCCCTCCACTTCCACCAACCCACCCCCTCCGCCTCCCTTCAGCGTCCCACCGTCGTCCACGACCCTCAGGCCAACCTCGTCCGCTACCCCGCCGCCCTCCATCCCACCCCCATCGCCGCCGACGAACGCGGATGGCTACTCGACCCTGTCGCCGCAGCCCGCGAGGCCGGCCTCCCTG ATGGGGCGTTGGTCTGTCTTTCGCTACACGTAGGACTGATCCAGCCAGGTGGTTTGCGTGGCAACCATCGTCACCATACATGCAATGAAACATTTGTCATCTGGGGCGCAAAAACAAAATtcagg TTAGAAAATCCTGATGTAAAAGATAAAGGATACGGAGAAGCCATAATTGCTGCCGACGAGGTTGCCATCGTCGCAAGTGCAAGATCAACTGCACACGCATTGATCAATATGGATGTGCGACCGACCTTCTTCTTGGGATGTCAAGATACACCAATAAACCCCAACAGTTCAAATACTGACTACAAGGTCTGGAAAGATCTCTGA